Proteins encoded together in one Bosea sp. (in: a-proteobacteria) window:
- a CDS encoding helix-turn-helix transcriptional regulator, translating to MIKKVPNPIDRHVGSRVRMRRMLAGVSQEKLGEALGLTFQQVQKYEKGANRISASRLQQIAKMLDVPVSFFFEGAPTGDMPESGFADAAATTYISEFLATSEGVQLTKAFTRIRSGRVRRRIIDLVEALAEEDAGSA from the coding sequence ATGATCAAGAAGGTCCCTAATCCGATCGACCGGCATGTCGGCAGCCGCGTCCGCATGCGCAGGATGCTCGCGGGCGTCAGCCAGGAGAAGCTCGGCGAGGCGCTGGGGCTGACCTTCCAGCAGGTGCAGAAATACGAGAAGGGCGCCAACCGCATCAGCGCGAGCCGGCTGCAGCAGATCGCCAAGATGCTCGACGTGCCGGTCTCCTTCTTCTTCGAAGGCGCGCCGACGGGGGACATGCCGGAGAGCGGCTTCGCCGATGCCGCCGCGACGACCTACATCTCCGAGTTCCTCGCCACCAGCGAGGGCGTGCAGCTCACCAAGGCGTTCACGCGGATCAGGAGCGGCCGGGTGCGCCGGCGGATCATCGATCTCGTCGAGGCGCTGGCCGAGGAAGACGCCGGATCGGCGTGA